Proteins co-encoded in one Papaver somniferum cultivar HN1 chromosome 5, ASM357369v1, whole genome shotgun sequence genomic window:
- the LOC113282473 gene encoding protein trichome birefringence-like 2 encodes MELKKLPFLEPFFNGFSSSKRKIFSSFSLGVGSSLLILSLIYLYAPVDISLFQPLFQGFGSSSSSAPITTSTNSGSNGWPLGDILKGSNVSSDLNLRVSTHQGNSSESSKNTTFLSSNGGEQNMHKVNLPEVSNKSSFSSSNGRGEQKINAGNFTELRENGTLISKGGSVDDKTPIGSLNVTSGKESHQQQLPIDGKNTTTEVKKSDQSGDKESVINKEKAKEVTENNKVTSSNNESGISSPDKVVSTNSGNLRVLPDLNEKCDVYKGRWVRDENKPYYPPGSCPHIDKDFDCHLNGRPDGDYLRWRWQPDDCNMPSLNAIDFLERLRGKRIIFVGDSLNRNMWESLVCMLRHGVGNKSRVHERSGQTHFKGGQSLYDFRYEGYNCSVQFVSAPFLVRESFAKHANGTTETLRLDLMDKTSSAFRDADVVVFNTGHWWTHEKTSKGENYYQEGTHLYPNLDVMDAFKKALTTWGRWVDKNINANRTQVIFRGYSVTHFKGGQWNSGGKCHNESEPIFNETFLAKYPPKMKIVEDVLKQMKTPVIYMNISRLTDFRKDGHPSIFRMEYKTEEERIAAVHSQDCSHWCLPGVPDTWNELLYASLLKLGKGTWRN; translated from the exons ATGGAATTGAAAAAGCTTCCATTTTTAGAACCATTCTTCAATGGGTTTTCTTCTAGCAaaagaaaaatcttttcaagttttAGTTTAGGAGTAGGATCTTCACTTCTTATTCTTAGTTTGATTTATTTGTATGCTCCTGTTGATATTTCTTTATTCCAACCTCTTTTTCAAGGGTTTGGTTCTTCATCATCTAGTGCTCCTATCACTACAAGTACTAATTCTGGTAGTAATGGTTGGCCTTTAGGTGATATCTTAAAGGGATCTAATGTTAGTTCTGATTTAAATTTGAGGGTAAGCACCCATCAAGGAAATTCTTCAGAGAGTTCAAAAAATACAACGTTTTTGAGTTCTAATGGTGGAGAACAAAATATGCATAAAGTAAATCTTCCAGAGGTATCAAATAAATCAAGTTTTTCGAGTTCTAATGGAAGAGGAGAACAGAAAATCAATGCTGGAAACTTTACTGAATTAAGGGAAAATGGAACTCTAATTAGTAAAGGAGGAAGTGTTGATGACAAAACCCCAATCGGGAGTTTAAATGTTACTTCTGGTAAGGAATCTCACCAACAACAACTACCCATAGATGGCAAAAACACTACTACTGAAGTGAAGAAATCCGATCAAAGTGGAGACAAAGAAAGTGTTATTAACAAAGAAAAAGCCAAGGAAGTTACTGAGAATAACAAGGTCACTAGTTCTAATAATGAATCTGGAATTAGCAGTCCTGATAAAGTTGTTAGTACTAATAGTGGGAATTTGAGAGTACTACCTGATCTGAATGAGAAATGTGATGTATATAAAGGTAGATGGGTGAGAGATGAGAATAAACCGTATTATCCACCTGGTTCATGTCCTCATATTGATAAAGATTTTGATTGTCATTTAAATGGTAGACCTGATGGTGATTATTTGAGATGGAGATGGCAACCAGATGATTGTAATATGCCCAG TTTGAATGCTATTGATTTTCTCGAGAGATTGCGTGGAAAGAGGATTATATTTGTTGGGGATTCACTGAATAGGAATATGTGGGAGTCGTTGGTGTGTATGCTTCGGCATGGTGTTGGAAATAAGAGTCGAGTTCATGAGAGATCGGGACAAACTCACTTTAAAGGAGGGCAAAGCTTGTACGATTTCAGATACGAG GGCTACAACTGTTCTGTGCAGTTTGTGAGTGCTCCGTTTCTGGTTAGAGAATCATTTGCTAAACATGCAAATGGGACGACAGAGACTCTAAGATTGGATTTGATGGATAAAACATCATCAGCATTTCGTGATGCTGACGTGGTAGTCTTCAATACAGGCCATTGGTGGACTCACGAGAAAACCTCTAAAGG AGAGAACTATTATCAAGAAGGAACACATCTGTACCCAAATCTGGATGTGATGGATGCCTTCAAGAAAGCCCTCACTACCTGGGGAAGATGGGTCGACAAGAACATCAATGCTAACAGAACGCAGGTTATCTTCAGAGGATATTCAGTTACGCATTTTAA GGGTGGCCAATGGAACTCAGGCGGCAAGTGCCATAACGAGAGTGAGCCGATTTTTAATGAAACTTTTCTAGCCAAGTATCCTCCAAAGATGAAAATTGTGGAAGACGTGCTAAAACAGATGAAGACTCCTGTAATATACATGAACATAAGTAGGCTTACGGATTTCAGAAAAGATGGacacccttcaatatttagaatGGAATACAAGACTGAAGAAGAACGGATTGCAGCTGTGCATTCTCAAGATTGCAGCCATTGGTGCTTACCTGGAGTTCCTGATACATGGAATGAGCTGCTGTATGCTTCACTTCTAAAGTTAGGTAAAGGGACATGGAGAAactga
- the LOC113277726 gene encoding protein trichome birefringence-like 2 translates to MFSAGRKRLLSVSSLVMVSSSLLILALIFQYFSFNLSVLQPLFHSFGSTTTTTSSNHTDIKNVSDYDVGKTHEEMFSNGSKDASLLSSYIGEEQKTHVGGSVDDKILGESSVGDMKNDSSSGETQGQPPQCSIPENSNADAYERCDIYKGKWVRDEKKPYHPVGSCPHIDKGFNCHAKGRPDDDYLKWRWQPDDCNIPSFNATDFLERSRGKNITFVGDSQNRNMWKSLVCMLRHGVTNTTKVHKIYGKNYFIGFIYEDYNCSVQYVSAPFLVRETSVKLENGTSPTETLRLDLMHKKSEAFNEADVIVFNTGQWWNYDKTSKGENYYQEGTYLYPKLDVLKAFHKALITWGKWVDENVNTSRTQVIFRGYSFTHFRDGQWNSGGQCHKETEPNFNDTSLRKYPTKMKIVENVLKQMKTPVIYMNVSRLTDYRQDGHPSIYRMEYKIEEERAAAMHSQDCSHWCLPGVPDTWNELMYASLLKFGKGPWTN, encoded by the exons ATGTTTTCTGCAGGTAGAAAAAGGCTACTGTCAGTTTCTAGTTTAGTTATGGTGTCTTCTTCCCTTCTTATTCTTGCATTAATTTTTCAGTATTTCTCATTTAATTTATCTGTATTACAACCACTTTTTCATAGTTTTGGTTCCACTACTACTACTACCAGTAGCAATCATACCGACATTAAAAATGTTTCTGATTATGATGTGGGAAAAACCCATGAAGAGATGTTCTCAAATGGATCAAAAGATGCAAGCCTTTTGAGTTCTTATATTGGAGAAGAACAAAAAACCCATGTAGGAGGGAGTGTTGATGACAAAATCCTAGGAGAGAGTTCAGTTGGTGATATGAAAAATGACAGTTCTTCTGGTGAGACACAAGGGCAACCCCCACAATGCAGCATTCCTGAGAATAGTAATGCCGATGCTTATGAGAGATGTGATATCTATAAAGGTAAGTGGGTAAGAGATGAAAAGAAACCATATCATCCGGTTGGTTCATGTCCTCACATTGATAAGGGTTTCAATTGTCATGCAAAGGGTAGACCTGATGATGATTATTTGAAATGGAGATGGCAACCAGATGACTGTAATATACCCAG CTTCAATGCTACTGATTTTCTGGAAAGATCGCGTGGAAAGAATATCACATTTGTTGGGGATTCACAGAATCGGAATATGTGGAAATCATTGGTGTGTATGCTTCGGCATGGTGTCACAAATACTACTAAAGTTCACAAGATTTATGGAAAAAACTACTTTATAGGATTTATATACGAG GATTACAACTGTTCTGTGCAGTACGTGAGTGCTCCATTTCTTGTTAGAGAAACATCTGTTAAACTTGAAAATGGAACATCGCCAACAGAGACCTTAAGGTTGGATTTGATGCATAAGAAATCAGAAGCATTTAATGAAGCTGATGTGATAGTCTTCAATACAGGCCAGTGGTGGAATTACGATAAAACCTCTAAAGG AGAGAACTACTATCAAGAAGGAACGTATCTGTACCCAAAATTGGATGTTCTGAAAGCATTCCATAAAGCTCTCATTACCTGGGGCAAATGGGTTGATGAAAACGTCAATACTAGTAGAACGCAGGTTATCTTCAGAGGATATTCATTTACCCATTTTAG GGATGGTCAATGGAACTCCGGTGGTCAATGCCATAAGGAAACTGAGCCAAACTTTAATGATACTTCTTTAAGGAAGTACCCTACAAAGATGAAAATTGTAGAAAACGTGCTAAAACAGATGAAAACACCTGTCATATATATGAACGTAAGCAGGCTTACGGACTACAGACAGGATGGTCATCCATCAATATACAGAATGGAATATAAGATCGAAGAAGAACGGGCTGCAGCAATGCATTCTCAGGATTGCAGCCACTGGTGCTTACCTGGAGTTCCTGATACTTGGAATGAATTGATGTACGCTTCCCTCCTAAAATTCGGTAAAGGACCATGGACTAACTGA